Proteins from one Staphylococcus saprophyticus subsp. saprophyticus ATCC 15305 = NCTC 7292 genomic window:
- a CDS encoding DUF3267 domain-containing protein, which translates to MYLCTRQIDINARFGLPRIAFLSLVTTIITFLLAYEILYFFSNTKLTDQYFLIFLLLVVILYPIHKAIHLIFFIPYYKSFKKYKLLRHKKIPFYNTYVNTPVNKYYFCFDLITPVIIITVICAYFSTLFPQYGHYLMFLIALNMGYSVMDFLYLKIILFSNEGDYIEEHQTGINILNKVNTHYEKKV; encoded by the coding sequence ATGTATCTCTGTACAAGACAAATCGATATCAATGCTCGATTTGGATTACCAAGGATTGCATTTCTAAGTTTAGTTACAACCATTATTACATTTCTCCTTGCTTATGAAATACTCTATTTTTTTTCTAACACAAAACTAACTGATCAATATTTTTTAATCTTTTTACTACTCGTGGTTATTTTGTACCCTATCCACAAAGCCATTCACCTCATATTTTTTATTCCATATTATAAATCGTTTAAAAAATATAAATTGTTACGGCATAAAAAAATACCATTTTATAATACGTATGTGAACACACCAGTAAATAAGTATTATTTTTGTTTTGATTTAATAACACCAGTTATAATCATCACTGTAATTTGTGCTTATTTCAGTACATTGTTTCCACAATACGGTCATTATCTGATGTTTTTAATTGCTTTAAATATGGGTTATTCAGTTATGGATTTTCTATATTTAAAAATCATTTTATTTTCAAATGAAGGTGATTATATAGAAGAACATCAAACAGGTATTAATATATTAAATAAAGTTAATACGCATTATGAGAAAAAAGTATAG
- a CDS encoding YtxH domain-containing protein — protein sequence MKTAQILLGLGAGVATGLGVALMNRDKKDSSLNTARAKRPTGAESEVDREINTIKQSVNDIANYISQIKTESTEFGSSIGDEVKTMIGDFKSDINPNIENLQSHIENLQNRGEEISKAFDKDEK from the coding sequence ATGAAAACAGCTCAAATATTATTAGGCCTAGGCGCTGGCGTTGCAACTGGCCTCGGTGTAGCTTTAATGAATCGTGATAAAAAAGATTCTAGCCTAAATACTGCACGTGCTAAAAGACCAACTGGTGCTGAATCAGAAGTAGATAGAGAAATAAACACAATTAAGCAAAGTGTGAATGACATAGCCAACTATATTTCACAAATCAAAACTGAAAGTACTGAATTCGGTAGTTCTATCGGTGACGAAGTAAAAACGATGATTGGTGATTTCAAATCTGATATCAATCCAAATATTGAGAATTTGCAATCACATATTGAAAACCTTCAAAACCGTGGTGAAGAAATTTCAAAAGCATTTGATAAAGATGAAAAATAA
- a CDS encoding HIT family protein, which translates to MSETIFSKIIDGEIPSHKVYEDEYVYAFLDISQVTKGHTLLIPKKASANIFETDSETMKHIGVALPKVANAIKTAFNPDGLNIIQNNGEFADQSVFHLHFHLLPRYENDVDGFGYKWETHEESIDDEQKAEIAQEIAAQFD; encoded by the coding sequence ATGTCAGAAACAATCTTTAGTAAAATTATAGATGGTGAAATACCAAGTCATAAAGTATATGAAGATGAATATGTCTATGCATTTTTAGATATATCACAAGTTACCAAGGGTCATACACTTTTAATCCCTAAAAAAGCATCTGCTAATATTTTTGAAACTGACAGTGAAACAATGAAACATATTGGTGTCGCACTGCCAAAAGTTGCTAACGCTATTAAAACAGCTTTTAACCCAGATGGACTCAATATTATACAGAATAATGGTGAATTTGCCGATCAATCTGTCTTTCATCTTCATTTCCATTTACTACCAAGATATGAAAATGATGTCGATGGTTTTGGCTATAAATGGGAAACACACGAAGAAAGTATCGACGATGAACAAAAGGCTGAAATTGCACAAGAAATAGCCGCTCAATTCGATTAA
- the ecsA gene encoding ABC transporter ATP-binding protein EcsA, which translates to MTVKVEHLTGGYGKRPVIKNINFELTQGEIVGLIGLNGAGKSTTIKHMLGLLTPMEGNLSISDINIKQDVETYRRKLSYIPESPVIYEELTLQEHIYMTAMAYNISREVAMERARPLLKTFRLEDELNIFPSHFSKGMKQKVMIICAFIVNPELYIIDEPFLGLDPLGIQSMLDLMVEKKQEGRTVLMSTHILATAERYCDRFLIMDEGEIVAFGNLEELRAQTGLKGKTLDEIYIHVTQGGQNS; encoded by the coding sequence ATGACAGTAAAAGTAGAACATTTAACAGGTGGTTATGGAAAACGACCTGTAATTAAAAATATAAATTTTGAATTAACACAAGGTGAAATTGTGGGACTTATAGGATTAAATGGGGCAGGTAAGAGTACAACGATTAAGCATATGCTTGGATTGTTAACACCTATGGAAGGTAACTTGTCTATTTCTGATATAAATATAAAGCAAGATGTTGAAACATATAGAAGAAAGTTATCGTATATACCAGAATCACCAGTTATTTATGAAGAACTAACTTTACAAGAACATATTTATATGACAGCAATGGCATATAATATTAGCAGAGAAGTTGCTATGGAACGTGCGCGTCCATTATTAAAAACGTTTCGTTTAGAAGATGAATTAAATATTTTTCCAAGTCACTTTTCTAAAGGTATGAAACAAAAAGTGATGATTATATGCGCATTTATAGTTAATCCTGAACTATATATTATCGATGAACCATTTCTTGGTTTAGATCCGTTAGGTATTCAATCTATGTTAGATTTGATGGTGGAAAAAAAGCAAGAAGGTCGTACAGTGCTGATGAGTACACATATACTAGCAACTGCAGAGCGTTATTGTGATAGATTTTTAATCATGGATGAAGGAGAAATAGTTGCTTTTGGAAACTTGGAAGAGTTGCGTGCTCAAACAGGGCTAAAAGGTAAGACATTAGATGAAATCTATATCCATGTCACGCAAGGTGGCCAAAATTCATGA
- the ecsB gene encoding ABC transporter permease EcsB → MTRDAEQLFKTRKREISKEKQYYNKFIFNGHFSLFLVIMLGAFILGYGDWLKSIPKHINYSLIVSIFVSITSMFPLRTLLKDADKLFLLPFESNMNHYIKQSLIYSYVSRIGLQVVIMIVLFPLFYVINDQTFGFYILFALLMLIMPFVGLLLKWQWYTYKLESWSLHTLLFIVFASGYYVTLDAKSFASITSILIIIGLTLLLQYQNKHQLFPWERMIKSEQQHHMNYYKFVNMFTDVKHLKETAVRRSYLDPILRTPKFKKFNENYMYLYLFVRSFARGKDVFNIILRLVIIALILMFWLHQPVITLIIGSLFMYIILLQMAQFYTQQAYGLWPQVWPTPESKVIKGYEQFLYRLMFMIGILFIIVYAISFPLYSYFGLLFLIVGWLTIRNVIKKLKYQETLLRD, encoded by the coding sequence ATGACACGAGATGCAGAACAATTATTTAAAACTAGAAAACGTGAAATAAGTAAAGAAAAACAATATTATAATAAATTTATTTTTAATGGTCATTTTTCTTTGTTTTTAGTTATTATGTTAGGTGCATTTATATTAGGCTACGGTGATTGGCTTAAATCAATACCGAAACATATTAATTATTCACTTATTGTTAGTATATTCGTTTCAATAACGTCAATGTTTCCATTACGTACGTTGCTTAAAGATGCAGATAAATTATTTTTATTGCCATTCGAAAGCAATATGAATCACTATATTAAGCAAAGTTTGATTTATAGCTATGTTTCACGTATTGGCTTACAAGTTGTTATTATGATTGTATTATTTCCATTGTTTTATGTGATTAATGACCAGACATTTGGCTTTTATATATTATTTGCATTATTAATGTTAATCATGCCATTTGTAGGCTTATTATTAAAATGGCAATGGTACACGTATAAATTGGAAAGTTGGTCATTGCATACATTACTTTTTATTGTATTTGCATCAGGCTATTATGTGACATTAGATGCCAAATCATTTGCAAGTATTACTTCGATATTAATTATTATAGGCTTAACACTACTACTTCAATATCAAAATAAGCATCAATTGTTTCCTTGGGAAAGAATGATTAAGTCAGAGCAACAACATCATATGAATTACTATAAATTTGTAAATATGTTTACAGATGTCAAACACCTTAAAGAAACAGCGGTTCGACGAAGTTATTTGGATCCTATTTTACGAACTCCTAAGTTTAAGAAATTCAATGAGAATTATATGTATTTATATTTATTCGTTAGGAGCTTCGCAAGAGGGAAAGATGTTTTTAATATAATATTAAGGTTAGTTATTATTGCGCTCATTCTTATGTTTTGGTTGCATCAACCCGTAATCACTTTGATCATAGGAAGTTTGTTTATGTATATTATCTTGCTTCAAATGGCACAATTTTATACACAACAGGCATATGGTTTATGGCCACAAGTTTGGCCAACACCAGAATCAAAAGTGATTAAAGGTTATGAACAATTTTTATATAGATTAATGTTTATGATAGGCATTTTATTTATTATCGTATATGCGATATCTTTCCCATTATACAGTTATTTTGGCTTATTATTCTTAATAGTGGGTTGGTTAACAATTAGAAATGTAATTAAAAAATTAAAATATCAAGAAACGTTATTGCGAGATTAA
- a CDS encoding antibiotic biosynthesis monooxygenase, translating into MKIYASYGTFGYLNQIRLNNPDHNLLQFSASDSSVILEETDQTSVLKQPLVYDVLKAEGDLNENYFYSVIFVPTSEDHAYQLEKRLENITADFKQFAGYRSYRFLKPDQGLTYKIYFGFESRTAYEDFKASSIFKDNFDKLALSQFFGSSGQHSSYFERYLFPIDDN; encoded by the coding sequence ATGAAAATTTATGCATCTTATGGAACGTTTGGTTACTTAAACCAGATTAGGCTAAATAATCCTGACCATAACTTATTACAATTTTCAGCGTCTGATTCTTCAGTCATTCTTGAAGAAACTGACCAAACTTCTGTATTAAAACAACCTTTAGTCTATGATGTACTTAAAGCTGAGGGAGATTTAAATGAAAATTATTTTTATTCGGTCATATTTGTACCTACATCAGAAGATCATGCTTATCAACTAGAAAAAAGATTAGAAAATATTACTGCTGACTTTAAACAATTTGCGGGTTATCGAAGCTATCGTTTCTTAAAACCTGATCAAGGTTTAACTTATAAGATTTACTTTGGCTTTGAAAGTAGAACGGCTTATGAAGACTTTAAAGCATCATCTATTTTCAAAGATAATTTTGATAAATTAGCATTAAGTCAATTCTTTGGTTCTAGTGGCCAACATTCTAGTTATTTCGAAAGATATTTATTCCCTATCGATGATAATTGA
- the hemE gene encoding uroporphyrinogen decarboxylase, translated as MHNKNNTILNMIKGESVSHTPVWFMRQAGRSQPEYRRLKEKYSLFEITHQAELCAYVTHLPVDNYNTDAAVLYKDIMTPLQPIGVDVEIKSGIGPVIHNPIKTIQDVEKLGHIDPKRDVPYVLDTIKLLTEEKLNVPLIGFTGAPFTLASYMIEGGPSKNYNFTKAMMYSDEATWFALMDHLVEMSITYTSAQIEAGAQIIQVFDSWVGALNVQDYRYYIKPAMNKLISGIKEKYNVPVILFGVGASHLADEWNTLPIDVLGLDWRLSIKEASSMNIDKTLQGNLDPSLLLAPWDVIEERLKAILDQGIAHGKHIFNLGHGVFPEVKPETLKRVTTFVHDYTQR; from the coding sequence GTGCATAATAAAAACAATACGATCCTAAATATGATAAAAGGCGAGTCGGTTTCGCACACACCAGTTTGGTTTATGCGTCAAGCTGGCAGGTCTCAGCCAGAATATAGAAGATTAAAAGAAAAGTATTCATTATTTGAAATTACACACCAAGCAGAACTGTGTGCGTATGTAACACATCTGCCTGTAGATAACTATAATACAGATGCAGCGGTACTTTATAAAGATATCATGACACCTCTACAGCCAATAGGTGTGGATGTAGAAATTAAATCTGGTATAGGTCCAGTGATTCATAATCCAATTAAAACGATACAGGATGTTGAAAAATTAGGACACATTGATCCAAAGAGAGATGTACCTTATGTGTTAGATACGATTAAATTATTAACTGAAGAAAAGTTGAATGTGCCATTGATTGGATTTACTGGTGCGCCATTTACACTTGCAAGTTATATGATTGAAGGTGGTCCTTCTAAGAACTATAACTTTACAAAAGCAATGATGTATAGTGATGAAGCGACATGGTTTGCATTAATGGATCACTTAGTTGAAATGTCTATAACTTATACTTCTGCACAAATAGAGGCAGGTGCACAAATTATCCAAGTATTCGATTCTTGGGTGGGTGCATTGAACGTTCAAGATTATCGCTATTATATTAAACCTGCGATGAATAAATTGATAAGCGGTATTAAGGAGAAGTATAATGTACCTGTTATTCTATTTGGAGTTGGTGCTAGCCATTTAGCAGATGAATGGAACACATTACCTATAGATGTATTGGGATTGGATTGGAGGCTATCAATTAAAGAAGCTAGTTCAATGAACATTGATAAGACATTGCAAGGGAATTTAGATCCATCTCTATTATTGGCACCATGGGATGTAATAGAAGAAAGGCTGAAAGCAATATTAGACCAAGGGATAGCGCATGGCAAACATATTTTCAATTTAGGTCATGGCGTATTTCCAGAGGTGAAGCCCGAAACATTAAAACGTGTGACTACATTTGTACATGACTACACACAGAGATAG